From Haemophilus parainfluenzae:
ACCGAAGTTGATCGAATTAAAGCGCAAAAGCAGCCGGTACAACGCCCTAAAGGTGATGGAGTGGTTCGTATACAAAAACAAACTAGTGGTCGAAAAGGCGCAGGCGTTTCAGTGATTACTGGGCTAGATTTATCAGATGATGAATTGAAAAAGTTAGCGGCTGAACTTAAAAAGCGTTGTGGTTGTGGTGGTTCAGTTAAAGACGGCAATATTGAGATTCAAGGCGAAAAACGTGATTTACTTAAACAACTTTTAGAACAAAAAGGGTTTAAAGTAAAATTAGCGGGTGGCTAAGATAAAACAAAAAATCCATCTTCAATTGAAGATGGATTTTTTTATGATTAACTTACCATGAAGTCTGGTTGGTAAGCAAAGAAAATTGCGCCCAAGAAACTTAATACAGCAAATGCCAGAAATGCATTATTTGGATTTGTAGCTTTGCGACTAAAATATTTAGCCGAGAAGAAGATATAAAGCACAAGCATGATGATTTTCATGATGAGCCAGCTTTGTAACTGATAACCGACCAAGAAGAAAATCGTTAAGCCACTGGCAATTAAAAGTGTATCAACTAAGTGCGGTAAAATTTTTAGCAGTTTAATCGCTCGCCAATCTTTCCCACTTAATTGCATTCCCCCACGGATAATTAATAATCCTAAACTTAAAAATGCACAAACAATGTGCAAATAAACTAACATAATCACTCCAGATGTAAAAGGAAAGTGCGGTCAAAAGTGACCGCACTTTGATTGCTTATTTTGCAATACGCTTATATTTAATACGATGTGGTTGTGTTGCGGCTTCACCTAAGGTTTTCTTTTTCCACTCTTCGTAGTCTGAGAAGTTACCTTCGTAGAACGTCACTTTACCTTCATCACCGTAATCTAAAATATGCGTTGCAATACGGTCTAAGAACCAACGGTCATGGGAAATCACCATGGCACAACCAGGGAATTCTAAGATCGCATTTTCTAACGCACGTAAGGTTTCAACGTCTAAGTCATTGGTTGGTTCGTCCAATAACAGTACGTTACCACCACGCTGTAGAAGTTTAGCCAAGTGTAAACGACCACGCTCACCGCCCGATAATTCGCCCACACGTTTTTGTTGATCTACGCCTTTGAAGTTGAAGCGTCCAACATACGCACGGCTTGGAATTTCAAAGTTACCAATCGTGAGAATATCTTGTCCGTTAGACACTTCTTCCCATACGGTTTTCTTATCATCCATTGAATCACGGAACTGATCGACAGAGGCAAGTACTACCGTTTCACCCATTGTAATTGAGCCGCTATCTGGTTGTTCTTGACCTGAAAGCATACGGAATAGGGTCGATTTACCCGCACCATTCGCCCCAATAATACCCACAATAGCACCTTTTGGAATGCTGAATGATAAATCATCAATTAAAGTGCGATCGCCGTAGGATTTAGTGAGATGTTCTACCTCAATCACTTTATCACCTAAACGTGGACCAGGTGGGATAAAGAGTTCGTTAGTCTCGTTACGTTTTTGGTATTCGCCAGAGTTCAACTCATCAAAACGCGCCATACGCGCTTTGCTTTTCGCTTGACGGCCTTTAGGATTTTGACGAACCCACTCTAATTCTTTTGCAATCGATTTTTGACGTGCGTTTTCAGTGGCTTGTTCTTGTTCTAAACGTTTCTCTTTTTGCTCTAACCAAGAAGAGTAGTTGCCCTCCCAAGGAATACCTTCACCACGGTCAAGCTCTAAGATCCAACCTGCTACATTATCTAAGAAGTAACGGTCGTGGGTAATCGCCACAACGGTACCTTCGTAGTCATGTAAGAAACGCTCTAACCATGCTACAGATTCCGCATCTAAGTGGTTAGTTGGCTCGTCTAATAAGAGCATGTCTGGTTTTTCGAGTAATAAGCGACAAAGTGCGACACGACGACGTTCCCCTCCGGATAAATGCTCAATTTTTGCATCCCAATCCGGTAAACGTAATGCATCTGCGGCACGTTCTAACTGGTTATCTAAATTATGTCCATCATGCGCTTGAATAATCGCTTCAAGGTTGGCTTGCTCAGCGGCTAACTTATCGAAATCTGCATCAGGATCGGCATAAAGTGCATAGACTTCATCTAAACGGGTCAGTGCATTTTTTACTTCAGAAACCGCTTCTTCTACTACTTCGCGTACAGTTTGTTGCGGATCAAGTTTTGGTTCTTGTGGAAGATAACCAATCTTAATACCCGGTTGTGGACGAGCTTCACCTTCGAACTCTTTATCCACGCCCGCCATAATGCGTAAAAGGGTTGATTTACCTGCACCATTTAAGCCCAGTACCCCGATTTTTGCACCAGGGAAAAAGCTTAAAGAAATATCTTTCAAAATATGACGCTTCGGTGGCACGACTTTGCCGACACGATGCATCGTATATACAAATTGCGTTGACATTATTTTCTCTATGTTGTGAATAAAAGTACGGTTATTTTACTTGATGTTTCGGGAATAAGCTATTTGAAAGGTAAAAAAAACCACCCATGCAGGGTGGTAGGAAAGTAGTTTAGCTATATTTATGATTATTTTATTTAGGAACTTTATGAATATCAAGCAATCACTTGACGAGGCAAATAGTACATAAATTTCAGTTATAATGGAAATGCGAATGAATAATTTGTTGATACAAATCAAGAAAATCACAGAATTTTTTACGTTTAGAACGATTTTTATTCGATTTTGATTAGGAACTACTTGTGATAAAATCTGTCTACTCAATTATTTAGCCCACTTTATTCTTATTTATGTTTAAAAAATTACTCTTTGGATTATCACTAATTTCTCCTTTTTCAGTTTTTGCTCATCCTCACGCCTTTATTGATATGCAAACCAAACCCTTAGTGAAAGATAATCAACTTATTGGTTTTTCAACCCAATGGCTACTGGATGAAGCTAGCTCTTCAGCCGTATTGTATGATGTGATGCAGACGAAAGGGGATAAAGCAGCTAAACAAAAACTCATTGATGAAGTGATGGCAAATGTTGTAAATGAGCATTACTTTAGTTATGTCTTTGACAAAGAAAATCATAAAATTAAATATAAAAAACAGCCTGAAAATTATGGCATGCGTGTTAAAGGGAATGAGGTGGAATATTATTTTGATTTTCTTTTGGCACAACCACAGCCTTTGCAAAATAATGAATTTACGCTGATGACTTATGACCGAACCTATTATGTGGCAATGCGTTATGTAGAAACAGGAAAAAGAGCGGTTGATTTTTCAGCACTTCCTGCAAACTGCAAAGGGGAAGTGCTCGAAGCTAATGTGGATGAAAAAATTAAATCCTACGCTTCATCATTGGATAAATCTCAAAAAAATGAAGATGACTCTCTTGGTGTATTGTTTGCACAGAAAGTAAAAATTAAATGTGAATAAAAAAATGAAGTTAAAACTGACCGCACTTTTTATCGGCTTATTGGCGGTTATTTTCGCCTTGTTACCTTGGCTTTTTGTGCAAGTAGCCGATTGGCAAAAAGCCTTTAATCAGCTGATTTCTGAAAATCTGCACCAAATTCAAGCACATTCATCTACTGCAGGATTGTGGTTAATTTTTGCCGCCTTTTCTTATGGTGTATTACATGCATTAGGCCCTGGGCATGGGAAATTTATTATCGCTAGTTATCTTTCCACTCACGAAAGCCAACTTAAAACCAGCGTACGCTTAAGTTTGCTTTCCTCTCTCATGCAAGGTTTTGTCGCAGTCGCAGCAACCTCTATTGTGGTGGTGATACTTAATCTTTCCTCAAAATATTTTAAACTTAGTCAGCTATGGCTGGAGCGTAGCGCTCTGATTTTATTATTGTTGTTAGGGCTTTATTGGATGGCTCAAGGTTTGAAAGGCTTGAAGAAAAAACAATCTTTTCGTATCACATCGATTCAATCATTGCCAAAACAGATTGGAGCAGCTTCGCCATTTAGATATGAGCCAGGAAAAGCAAGCCAAGCGCAATGTAGTTGTGGACATCAACATCTACCCAATCATCAACAGCTTAAGCAATCGGGTGATTTAAAATCTCAACTCTTAGTGATTTTAACTATTGGTATGCGACCGTGTAGTGGCGCCATTTTTGTGCTTTTTCTCGCTTATATGCTGGATCTTTATTGGTGGGGAATTTTAGCCACGTTTGCCATGTCTTTGGGGACAGGATTAATGCTTTCGCTTTTTGCAGCGTTAGTACGCTATGCGAGAAATGTCGCGACTCGCTTAGGCCATTGGTATGGTTTAGCGGGTTCTAATCAAAAAGGCGAAGCCATGATCAAATGTATTGCGGGCGTAATGATGATCTTTTTTGCACTAAGCTTGTTATATGGCACGATGGGGGCTGTAACAGGTGGCGCAGCCTTATTTGGTGGATAAAGAAAAGGGCAGCGTTTGCTGCCCCTTTCTTTAAAAATGGATTATTCAACCCAAGTGACGATTTCTTCAATTGGTCGACGAGATTTTTTGGTAATGTCTCTCGCACGATAACCAAATGTTGCGGCCACGGATACACCCCATTCATTTGGATCAAAGAGACCTTCAGCGGCTAAAACTTCATTCATTTTATCATAGTTAAAGCCTTCAATAGGGCAAGAATCTACACCGATAGCGGCAGCACCCGTTAGCATATTGGCTAATGCAATGTAGGTTTGTTTGCTTGTCCAGTCAAATAATGCACGCTCGCTTTCTGCTGTTTTCATTTCAACTTCTTGTAAGCCTTTATATTTTTCCAAGGCTTTTTCTAATTGCTCGCCTTGTAAACCTCTCCGCACCGCAACATCACGAAAGAAAGCAGAGTCATAACGAGCATTTTTCTTCGCAAGAATGACGACTAAATGGCTGCAATCATCTAATTGATATTGCATGCCCCAGCTAAAAGGTTTGAGCTTATCGCGTAATGCTTTATTTTGAATAACTAAGAATTGCCATGGCTCAGAACCAACGGAGCTTGGTGATAAACGAGCAAATTCTAAAATTGCTGCGAAATCTTCTTGGCTAATTTTTTTATTCGGATCGTAATAACGTGTTGAACAGCGATTTTCGAATACTTGAAGCATTTGTTCGCGTGTAATTTGATTCATGTTTTTTCCTCTTTACATTATCTAATTTGTAATCTTTTGACCGCACTTTAGCGCTCTTTCCAATATCCAATCCACTCTTTGAGTAATTGCATATTTTTCGTAATTGCGCCACCTTGCGGAATAAAATGCATCATATTGAGTCCGTAACTGTCGGGCGTAATTCCTTCACCTACACTTGCAGGTAATACATCAAAGCCTTGTTGTTGGAATAATAATTTTGCACGTTGCATATGCCATTCATTAGTGACTAAAATAATTTTATGAATACCTTCTTTTTCCAATATCTGCTTGGTGAAAAGCGCATTTTCTTTAGTAGTAAGTGCTTTAGGTTCAATCCATTTGGTTGGCACATTAAAGAAGTTTTGGAGTTCTTCGGCGGCGATTTTTGCCTCAATGGCGCCAGTTGGACTTGCCCCTGTAATTAATAATGGCAAGTGCGTTTCTTTTTGCAAGAATGCTGCATAGCGTAAGCGTTCAAGTTGAATAGCAGTTGAAGCTAATGGCGCATAAAGTTCTTTGCTATCACGCAAACCACCGCCAAGTAAAACGATCGCTTGAGCTTGTTGGTAATCTTGCAGTGTTAAATGATCTTCAGTGATGAGGCTATCTTTAAGTACTTGTGCGGTGTAAGGGATACTTAAAAGATAGAGTAGTGAGAAACCAAGTGCGGTCGAAATTCGGCTTAATTTTTTAAAATTGAATTTAGCTAGAATAAGAGACAGCCCCCATAAAATTAAAATATTAAATGGGGGAAGAATCATAGCGGTAATGAGTTTTTTCAATTCAAACATCATTTATCCAATTCAACAAAATCCAACGCTTTGGTCCACAATTTTGCATAGCTGCTATTTTTACCATAAGAGTTATCGCAAACACGATTTGGGATTTCTAATAGGCAAGAGAAAATATGGCCATGCAAGCGAGTCGTGGTCACTTTGTCGTTTGCTAAGAATACTTGCGCAACACGTTTTACAATGCGTTGAGTATAGGCATACCAGAATTGATGGCAAAGATCTTTCAACCAACCTAAGCCAAATTTGTTCGCCATTTTACTCATTCGCCAGCTTAATGCTAAAACAACATCATCTTCGGTTGAAAGAATGTCTTCCCAGTCTTTTACATTACTGTTAGCGGGCAGTTGCGCTAAGATATTTTTTTCTACATCACTTGCTTCAATGTCTTTACGCAAGAAATAAAGTTGTTCACCGGTTGTGCCTTGCTTGGTTTCCATCGTGCCATAGAGCTGATGCGCCATATCGGGTGATAAATAAACATGATCAGAAAATTGTGCAAATAAATTCGCTGTTCTTTCGTCACGAGCCAGTAAATGGCAATCACCGTGGTTACGGAAAAGTGCGGCTGATTTTTGCAGATTTTCTTCGTGCTTAAAATAAGCAGTTTGTGGAAGCACAATAATACGATTATTTGGGAAATGCGTTACCATTTCTTCACGGATCTTTTGATGCTGTGGATAAAGATCGCCAAAGTTGCCGCCACCATGTAAAAGGATGGTGGTGTTCGGTGTGATTTTTGCTTTGACTTCTTCAAGATCTAAATCGTATTCACAGCGTTTTAAGGTCACATTAATGTGGTGATCTTTAAAAAATTGCTCGGTTCCGTGATAAATCAATAAATCGCCCACGTTCAAATGAAGCGGGTAGTCGAAATAAAATACGTCGTTTTTATCTTTGATCAGTTCGACAATAGGATTCAGTTTGTTTTTTAAATCAATAAGAAGTTGATTCATTTTTTTACTCTTTTCTTTAAATAGCTAAACAAGAAATTTTTTTCTGCTGTGTTTAATCCGAAGATTAAGATGACACAGATTAATACCATTTCTAAGATGATGGATTGTCCAATAAATTCCAATAAAGAATAACTGCGGGTGGTATCTGATATATAGATGATACTTAATAGCAGGCCAAACACCACGCCGACATTCACTAAATATGAGACAAATTCTTTTTGGTTAAATTTAATTTTTTTATTAATAAAATATAATCGATAGATTTGTGAGATGACCATCGTACTAAATTTACCCACAAAGGCAAATACTGGATTATAACCTAGTGTGAACAAATAATAAGCCAATGGTACCGTACAAAGATCAATTAACGCCACGATGATATTGTATTGTTTTACGATGGATGTGCCAATGGCTAATGCGCTCATCCAAAATGCGCCAGCCATTGCACTGATTAGTAAGCAAGCAATAATAGCTTGTACAAGTTGTTCAGTATATTGCGGAAGATGATCGCCTAGCCAAAATGTCAGTAAGGTATGGGTGAAATACAATACAGGTGCCGAGAGAATCGCCATTAAATAAAGTGAATATTTTGAAATACCAAGAATTAATTGGCGATTGCGATCATAATCTTTTGCTGCATAAGACTGAACCAACTGTGGATTAGCTGCCATTTGGAAATTATTTACAAAGCTGTAAACGGCACCTTCTACCTGAGTCGCAATAGCGACAGCGGCGTTGACTGCGACACCAAAGAATAAGTTAGACACCATATTCAAGCCTTGTGTTGAACCCACATAAGCGACTTGCCCCATAAGCATCCAACCGGAAAAACTCACCATTTCTTTGGTTTTGCTTAAATCTTTATATAAGCGGAAACGTGCGGCCTCTTTGAAATAATATTTAGTGAATAACACATAAAGAGAGAGCACAATTAAGCTGACTGAAAGCAATAAGCCGCCATAAGTAATCAACTTATCGTAATGTGTGATATGACTTAAGATAAAGACAGAGGTTAGTTTTAAGATGGTTTCACCTAATCCCAACCACGCATAGAATCCCATTTTTTCGTGTGCAACAATCATGGCATTAAATGGCACTTTGATAATTTCAACAAGGGCAATAATTAATGCCAATTGGTAAACGATATTTGCGGCTTGCAAGCGTTCAGCGGGGATCACCAATTTGTGATTTAAAAACCATAAACCTACGGTTTCAGCTAACACGAATACGATAAAAATAATGAGTAGGTGATTTAAGATACTAATATTAAAGACTTTATTGACACGTTGGATGTCATTCGAGGCTTTTTCTACGTTAATAAAACGCTGAGTGGTGGCGGTCATTGTGCCATTAAAAAAGGAAAATAAGACCACGACACCCATCACAATGTTATAGATACCAAAATCTTCTACACCCAAAACCTGCAATATCACACGAGAGATATACAGCATCGCTCCCATGTTGAAAAGCATTCGGATGTAAAGAAATAGCGTATTTTTAGCAATGGTTTTATTTGACATTGTGAAAATGAAATTAGAAAAATTGGGGGAATTATAGGGGGGATTGGGGTGTGTAGCAAGCATTGTGCAAGTTCAACTCATTTGTTAAGGGATGGAAAAGAAAAGGCCAAATATCAATTTAGCCTTTTTGGTTGGTTACACAATACACACCGCTAAATCTAGCTGTTTATTATGGAATTGATGTAATGTACCACGATGGCCCACACTTAGAATGATCATATTCGGTAAGCGCTCTTTAATCGTTTTATAAAGGAGATACTCTGTTGGCTCATCAAGTGCTGATGTGGTTTCATCTAAAAAGATCACTTCAGGCTTAGTCAGTAAAATCCGAATAAATGCCACACGCTGTAATTCACCCGGTGACAAAATAGCTTGCCAATCGTTATCTATATCAAGACTATGAAGATATTTATCCAAACAGCAATCTGCGAGTGTTTTTTCCAATTCAGGATGATAAGGATCAATATCTGGATAGCAAATCGCTTCACGTAACGTGCCTTGTGGCATATAAGGACGTTGTGGTAGGAACAAACTAGTCACGCAAGGGTGTTCTACTAAGCCGACTGTCTCAAAAGGATAAATTCCAGCCATTGCTTTTAATAGAGATGTTTTCCCCGTGCCAGATGGACCTTGAATTAATAAAGCATCACCATTTTTTAATTCAATATTTAAGTTATTAAGCAACAATCTACCTTGCTCATCTTTAATACCAAAGTTTGACAATGCAACACGGTTAGAACATTTCATGGGTTGATGAACCTCTGAATGATCTAATTCATCCAACTTAGTCATAAAACCATAAAGACGATTTAAACGCGCTTGGTAGAGTGTAAATTCTTCATAGAACAAACGGAAGAAGGAAAGGGCGGTCATTAATCGGTTAAATGCTTGCACAGTTTGGTGCATATCGCCCAGCTTGATTTGTCCAGTAAAAAAACGAGGCGCTTGCAGCATTAACGGTAAGAGTTTTGCAACGCGCGTGACACTTCCATTAAATCCGTCTAACCCCAGCATTCTCAATACAATTGCCCAACGGTTATGAATGATTTCGGCAAATTTATTTTTCAGTAAATGCTGTTCTTGCTGTTCACCTTGATAGAACGCGATACTTTCCGCATTATCTCGCACTCGAATTAAAGAATAACGGTAGTCACCATTGAGTTTTTCTTTATTGAAGTTCAGCTTGATTAAAGGGTGGCCAATCCAAACGGACATTAATGTTGCGAGGATAATAAAGGCATAAATAAAGAAAACAACACCTTTTTCGATATTCAAGCCGAAAAGACTCAACACCCCAGACAGTGACCAAAGAATGATGGTGAATTCAATGGTAGTCAGAATTGAATTAATCATGCCCCGCACAATTTTGACGGTGCTACTGATAAATTCACGTGCATCTTGTTCAATACGTTGATCGATATTATCGGGCAAATCTTTTTCGTATTTGAGGCGATAGTATTTTTTATTTTCTAACCATCGTTTAACAAGGGCTTTATTCAAGCTTTCCAACCAACGGATTTCAAATACTTGTTGCAAGAAATAATCGGCGATGGAGTGGATAACTTGTACCAATACTAAAAGGGCATTCAGTTTTGCAAAGAACCAAAACTTATCCGCATCTAATTCCTGCATTGAGCTATAAAGCCCATTATAGAAAAAAGAGTTGAGTACGCTGAAGCGCACTTCTAACAAAATCATGGTAAATAACACCAGTAGCATAACGATGATTTTGATGCTGTTACGGCGATTAATCGAAGGGGATGCAATATGCCAAAACTTCTGACCGAATGGGGTTTGTTTGAGTGCGACTATCGTTACGCTAAAGCACACAATCACCCAGAAAAGTGCGGTCAAAATCCAGCTTAAACTTGAGTTAAGTTCAGTTTGCCAATTCATTGATTATCCATAAAGTAAAAAACGAAAAAAGGGCGAAATGATTCGCCCTCATATTGTGCGTTCAATTAAAACTCAACTTTGGTGTTGAAGATAAATTCACGTCCATAACCTAATGCAACAGGGATTAACGTGTTTGTTGCGTTACCAGAGGTAGATGGATAGTAAGTTTTATCTGTTAAGTTTTTACCATTAAGTT
This genomic window contains:
- the yciH gene encoding stress response translation initiation inhibitor YciH codes for the protein MTESTLVYSTEVDRIKAQKQPVQRPKGDGVVRIQKQTSGRKGAGVSVITGLDLSDDELKKLAAELKKRCGCGGSVKDGNIEIQGEKRDLLKQLLEQKGFKVKLAGG
- a CDS encoding SirB2 family protein is translated as MLVYLHIVCAFLSLGLLIIRGGMQLSGKDWRAIKLLKILPHLVDTLLIASGLTIFFLVGYQLQSWLIMKIIMLVLYIFFSAKYFSRKATNPNNAFLAFAVLSFLGAIFFAYQPDFMVS
- the ettA gene encoding energy-dependent translational throttle protein EttA, which translates into the protein MSTQFVYTMHRVGKVVPPKRHILKDISLSFFPGAKIGVLGLNGAGKSTLLRIMAGVDKEFEGEARPQPGIKIGYLPQEPKLDPQQTVREVVEEAVSEVKNALTRLDEVYALYADPDADFDKLAAEQANLEAIIQAHDGHNLDNQLERAADALRLPDWDAKIEHLSGGERRRVALCRLLLEKPDMLLLDEPTNHLDAESVAWLERFLHDYEGTVVAITHDRYFLDNVAGWILELDRGEGIPWEGNYSSWLEQKEKRLEQEQATENARQKSIAKELEWVRQNPKGRQAKSKARMARFDELNSGEYQKRNETNELFIPPGPRLGDKVIEVEHLTKSYGDRTLIDDLSFSIPKGAIVGIIGANGAGKSTLFRMLSGQEQPDSGSITMGETVVLASVDQFRDSMDDKKTVWEEVSNGQDILTIGNFEIPSRAYVGRFNFKGVDQQKRVGELSGGERGRLHLAKLLQRGGNVLLLDEPTNDLDVETLRALENAILEFPGCAMVISHDRWFLDRIATHILDYGDEGKVTFYEGNFSDYEEWKKKTLGEAATQPHRIKYKRIAK
- the zevA gene encoding zinc transporter binding subunit ZevA, yielding MFKKLLFGLSLISPFSVFAHPHAFIDMQTKPLVKDNQLIGFSTQWLLDEASSSAVLYDVMQTKGDKAAKQKLIDEVMANVVNEHYFSYVFDKENHKIKYKKQPENYGMRVKGNEVEYYFDFLLAQPQPLQNNEFTLMTYDRTYYVAMRYVETGKRAVDFSALPANCKGEVLEANVDEKIKSYASSLDKSQKNEDDSLGVLFAQKVKIKCE
- the zevB gene encoding zinc transporter permease subunit ZevB — translated: MKLKLTALFIGLLAVIFALLPWLFVQVADWQKAFNQLISENLHQIQAHSSTAGLWLIFAAFSYGVLHALGPGHGKFIIASYLSTHESQLKTSVRLSLLSSLMQGFVAVAATSIVVVILNLSSKYFKLSQLWLERSALILLLLLGLYWMAQGLKGLKKKQSFRITSIQSLPKQIGAASPFRYEPGKASQAQCSCGHQHLPNHQQLKQSGDLKSQLLVILTIGMRPCSGAIFVLFLAYMLDLYWWGILATFAMSLGTGLMLSLFAALVRYARNVATRLGHWYGLAGSNQKGEAMIKCIAGVMMIFFALSLLYGTMGAVTGGAALFGG
- a CDS encoding NAD(P)H-dependent oxidoreductase yields the protein MNQITREQMLQVFENRCSTRYYDPNKKISQEDFAAILEFARLSPSSVGSEPWQFLVIQNKALRDKLKPFSWGMQYQLDDCSHLVVILAKKNARYDSAFFRDVAVRRGLQGEQLEKALEKYKGLQEVEMKTAESERALFDWTSKQTYIALANMLTGAAAIGVDSCPIEGFNYDKMNEVLAAEGLFDPNEWGVSVAATFGYRARDITKKSRRPIEEIVTWVE
- a CDS encoding YdcF family protein, with the protein product MFELKKLITAMILPPFNILILWGLSLILAKFNFKKLSRISTALGFSLLYLLSIPYTAQVLKDSLITEDHLTLQDYQQAQAIVLLGGGLRDSKELYAPLASTAIQLERLRYAAFLQKETHLPLLITGASPTGAIEAKIAAEELQNFFNVPTKWIEPKALTTKENALFTKQILEKEGIHKIILVTNEWHMQRAKLLFQQQGFDVLPASVGEGITPDSYGLNMMHFIPQGGAITKNMQLLKEWIGYWKER
- a CDS encoding polysaccharide pyruvyl transferase family protein; this translates as MNQLLIDLKNKLNPIVELIKDKNDVFYFDYPLHLNVGDLLIYHGTEQFFKDHHINVTLKRCEYDLDLEEVKAKITPNTTILLHGGGNFGDLYPQHQKIREEMVTHFPNNRIIVLPQTAYFKHEENLQKSAALFRNHGDCHLLARDERTANLFAQFSDHVYLSPDMAHQLYGTMETKQGTTGEQLYFLRKDIEASDVEKNILAQLPANSNVKDWEDILSTEDDVVLALSWRMSKMANKFGLGWLKDLCHQFWYAYTQRIVKRVAQVFLANDKVTTTRLHGHIFSCLLEIPNRVCDNSYGKNSSYAKLWTKALDFVELDK
- a CDS encoding polysaccharide biosynthesis protein produces the protein MSNKTIAKNTLFLYIRMLFNMGAMLYISRVILQVLGVEDFGIYNIVMGVVVLFSFFNGTMTATTQRFINVEKASNDIQRVNKVFNISILNHLLIIFIVFVLAETVGLWFLNHKLVIPAERLQAANIVYQLALIIALVEIIKVPFNAMIVAHEKMGFYAWLGLGETILKLTSVFILSHITHYDKLITYGGLLLSVSLIVLSLYVLFTKYYFKEAARFRLYKDLSKTKEMVSFSGWMLMGQVAYVGSTQGLNMVSNLFFGVAVNAAVAIATQVEGAVYSFVNNFQMAANPQLVQSYAAKDYDRNRQLILGISKYSLYLMAILSAPVLYFTHTLLTFWLGDHLPQYTEQLVQAIIACLLISAMAGAFWMSALAIGTSIVKQYNIIVALIDLCTVPLAYYLFTLGYNPVFAFVGKFSTMVISQIYRLYFINKKIKFNQKEFVSYLVNVGVVFGLLLSIIYISDTTRSYSLLEFIGQSIILEMVLICVILIFGLNTAEKNFLFSYLKKRVKK
- a CDS encoding ABC transporter ATP-binding protein/permease — translated: MNWQTELNSSLSWILTALFWVIVCFSVTIVALKQTPFGQKFWHIASPSINRRNSIKIIVMLLVLFTMILLEVRFSVLNSFFYNGLYSSMQELDADKFWFFAKLNALLVLVQVIHSIADYFLQQVFEIRWLESLNKALVKRWLENKKYYRLKYEKDLPDNIDQRIEQDAREFISSTVKIVRGMINSILTTIEFTIILWSLSGVLSLFGLNIEKGVVFFIYAFIILATLMSVWIGHPLIKLNFNKEKLNGDYRYSLIRVRDNAESIAFYQGEQQEQHLLKNKFAEIIHNRWAIVLRMLGLDGFNGSVTRVAKLLPLMLQAPRFFTGQIKLGDMHQTVQAFNRLMTALSFFRLFYEEFTLYQARLNRLYGFMTKLDELDHSEVHQPMKCSNRVALSNFGIKDEQGRLLLNNLNIELKNGDALLIQGPSGTGKTSLLKAMAGIYPFETVGLVEHPCVTSLFLPQRPYMPQGTLREAICYPDIDPYHPELEKTLADCCLDKYLHSLDIDNDWQAILSPGELQRVAFIRILLTKPEVIFLDETTSALDEPTEYLLYKTIKERLPNMIILSVGHRGTLHQFHNKQLDLAVCIV